CAATCGATGCAAATCTTACCTACGAAGAATTTCATGCAACCTTCGCAAGTGTAGAAGAAGCATTTGCTAAAAAAATAAAAAAATATTATATCTACTAAACGGAGAGGATAATGACTAACATGAAAAAAATCAAAAGTATTGTAAAAAATTCTTTTTTCTTAACAATTCTTTTACTTCTAACTGCTAACTTAGGTGCTGAATCAAAATGGGTCAAGCTTTCAAAGACAGACCGAGAAAAAGCATTCAAAGAATTTGACTACGACAAAGTAAAAAAAACTCTAACGGCAAAATACAATTATGCGAAAGAAGTTACGGTTCCTTATTCGATGTGCCAGGAAGCATTTCCTGATTTACCCGGACAATTTCCCTGTAGCTTTCTTTCCGATGAACATTCTATTAAAAAAAGCGTAGAAGATGTAAACAGTGAAGCTGGAGCAGGGGGAAGAATTGGAATTCGCATTTCCAAAGAGAAAAACCTTATTGGCGGCAAAGTATTCTTAGTCGGTGAAGACCAGAGCTCTGACGGAACTGTCAATGAAGACATGCTCCAGGTATTCTATTTAAAGAATAATTATATTTCTCATTATACCTACAAAGACCAATTAATTCTTTTCAAATGGACAGGCAAGAAAGGAGAAGAGACACTGGTATCCATTCTACTTGTTAAATTTGACAAGAACAAAGAAGTTAGTTTTTCTAAAAGGATTGATTTCTAATGAAAGGTTTCTTGCGAATGATGAAGCATGATGGGTTACTTCCTGTTACCTACCACTTTGTCATGGCAGAGTATGACAGTGTATCGAAGAAAACACAAAAGGCAGAAGCAACAGAAAAAAGAAGTGAGTTTACAATGAACTCACTTCTCGGGAAAAAACTAAGACTCTCCTTTACCGAAGAAATTCGCTGTGTAGATTGCGGGAAGGTTACTAAGAAAAGCTTTGCACAGGGGTCTTGTTATACTTGCTTTTTAAATCTTGCGAGTAATGATATGTGTATCCTTAAACCCGAAACATGTCATCATCATCTAGGAACTTGTAGAGAGCCAGAATGGGGACTGGCGAATTGTTTTAAAAAGCATACACTCTATCTCGCCAATACGAGTGGAGTGAAAGTGGGGATAACAAAAGAAAACCCCGTTTCTAAAAGATGGGTCGATCAAGGAGCCATGTATGCTTTGCCTGTAATTGAATTTTTATCCAGAAGAGATTCAGGAATTGTAGAAAGCAGTTTAGCAAAGTATGTTGCCGATAAGACTTCCTGGCAGAAGATGATTGGCGGAGATTCAACTCCGATTGATTTGTTTTTAAAAAAGAAGAATTACTAGCTAAGATAAATCTAAAAGAGCTTGTGAAAGATTTTACAATAATTAAAAATCCAACTCTCACCGAGATAAAATATCCGATTGCAAGCTATCCTTCTAAGAAAGTTTCTTATAAACCAGATAAGACAAAACCAATTGAAGATACTCTTGTGGGGGTTAAGGGGCAGTATCTGCTCTTTGAAAAAGGTGTAATTAATATTCGCTCTTACAGTGGATATTATGCTGAGTTAGAAATAATCGAGTGAGTCATGAAATTATTTTTAGTATTTTTCCTTACAATCTACTTTTCTATTGGGGTATACGCGGATAATCTAGAACCGATTCGCAAACTAAGAGAGGCAGGTCGTTTTGATGAAGCAATTGAGACTCTGATGAATTCGAATTATACAAGTGATATTGAATCAGAAATGCTTCTCGCAAAATTATACTTAGATAAAAATGCATACGAAGATGCAGTGCGTGTTTATACTCGCATTTGCAATGTGCTGAATACTCACGATTGTTTCAATGAACTTGCAATTACTTATCTCTCTATGGGAAATTACCAACAAGCAATTGATGAATTTGAAAAATCTATTTACTTAAACCGTAAGTCCGCAATGGTTTATTCCAATTTGGCGCAAGCTTACTTAATTGTAAAAAAATACGATAAAGCAGAAGAGGCTCATAAAATGGCACTCAAACTTTCTTCTGAAAATCCAATTGTAAAAGTAAACTACGGAGTCTTCTTGATTAAAACAAAAAAATATGCAGAGGCGAAAGGAATTTTAAAAGATGTTCTGAGAGAGAATACTTCTATGTTTGTCGCTGAATTGTATCTTGGAATTGCACACTATATGAAAGAAGAATACAATTCTGCACTTATTCACCTCAATCGTGGATTATTGATCAATCCAGAATCCTATGATTTGCATTACCACAGGGCGATTGTCTATTATAAGAAAGGTGATTATATCAATGCATTTCTTGATTTAAAAATGGCGGACAAGATTTCTCCTGATAATCCTAAAACCGGGGAACTAAAAAAACTAGTAAGGCAGGATTCAAAGCTATGAAATGGAATTCTATTTGGTTAATCATGATTATCCTGTCTGCGGATTTAGCTGCTCAAGTAGGACGAAATTTTAAAGTCACTGAATTTGGAATTCTAAACTATGCAGACAGTAAAAACGTAGTGACAGAGAGCGTTTTAAAAGACAAAGTTCGTATGGACAAAACAGAATCTAGTCCTCAGATTAAAAACTTCGCACCTAAAGAACAAAAGTTTGACATAGACCCGATTAAGAAAGCGGATCTATTAGGAAATAGGGGAACTCGTTTTGCTATTCCCGAAAATGCCTTTGTGGATAATACAGGTAAGCCGGTAGAAGGATCTGTCACCGTGACTGTCACAGAAGTCATTGACGAGCTAGATTTTCTTACCTCCGGCATAGGGCTAGTCTATTATAGCAAGTATGGTAAAGAATTGTATTTGATTTCGGGTGGAATGTTTAAGATAGAATACAAACAGGGAGAGAATAAAGTTCAGCTTGCCCCGGGCAAATCTATCGAAGTGCAGTTTCCAGATGTTAGCCCCAAGGAGAGTTTTAGTCTCTACCATATGGATGAAAGCGGAATTTGGAATTTGAAATCTTCTCTTTCCAATAATGATCGCATAGATGCAGGAACTATTGATAAAAACAATCTAGAAGGACGTAAGATTGTAGGAGTAAGAATTGCAATTATCGACAAGCCCGGCTACTGGAACTTTGCCTTTCCTGAATTACAACACACCTGTCTCAAAGGAACGATAGACGATAGCAAAAATCCCGTCGGGCAAAACATTGATTTAACAGTAATCGTTTTAGATGTGAGAGGATTTTTTTCTCGTTCTAGTAAAGAAAAAGAATTTTCCATTAACTCCTATAAAAAACGTCCTGTTCGAATTTTAGCTATGGACGAAAAAGGAAATCTGGGTATGTCCGGTCAGATTCAAACCTCTGATAAGAATGGTTACGATAAAAATACAGAAGGACCGGATAACTTTAAACAAGCAATTGGAAGTATTGAACTCAAGAAAGTTCCAGATGATGTTTGGAGAGATGAAAAGCTATTCCGGCAATTGCTTGGTTTCATCCAAGAAAAATACTATGTAAAATATCGAAAATAAAAAAAGGTAGAGTTGGCATTGTTTTAAAAAAAGGAAAAGTAAAATGTTACAATTAGAAAATAAAAATCCTTATAGCAAGTCGGAGATACTTGCTTCGATGGATGATATCAATCAAAAGGTAAAATCTTTTTATAGAGAGATTAGCCCGGAACTTTTTTTTCATGATGGATTGGGTGGTTGGTCGCCTGCTCAGAATTTGTCTCATCTAGGAGACATTGCAAAAGGAGGAGTGCTTTTACTTCAATTGCCTAAATTTCTTTTTTTAATCTTTGGTAAAAGAGAATCACAGAGAGATTTTAAAACTCTACAAACTGATTATATTGGAAGTGATAAATCCATTTATCTAGGTCCCTTAGTGCCTGCCTCCATACCACCAAAGGATTATAAAAAGCAAATCGCGGACTTAATGACAAAATGGGATAAGGTTTGCACGGAACTAAAAGAAGTAGTGCAAAGTATTCCAGAAGAGGATTATGATAAGTATTCTATGCCTCATCCCACAATGGGAATGCTTTCGCTTAGAGAAGTCTTGTATCTAATCATCATTCACCCCATTCATCATAGCTATAAAGTAGAACAAAAAATATCTGCCCGTAAAGGTTAGTGGATAAAATAGATTAGCCACAGAGCCACCGAGGCTCAGAGAAAAAGAGGGTATATACAATTTTGGTTTCGGGTGAAAGAAATTTCCTAGACATAGCTCGGCTGCTGGGAGTAAGCGGGCGGAATTTACAAGATAAAATTTTCAAAGTCTACTCTAGCTTGAACATCTATACTTCAAACGCGAAAAATTTCTAAGGTAATGGAATTATTCCTTCGTGATCTTCGCGCTCTTCGTGGTTAAAAAATCTTTAAATGTAAATGACTCTTTTGTAGTTAATGATTCTTTAAAATTAAAGCTCTGCGAATTTCTTTAAAGCGATTTTTCTAAGTTTCATATGTTGTTCGTCGGTGAGGCTTCCCTTTTTTCCGAGAGGGCTGTTGTCTATTACGCTGTGCTTATGCTCAATAGAATCAAACTTTACACCGGCAGCTTTAAAGTCTTCGGGTGTCATTGTGATTGTCTTTCCATCTTTGGTTAATACTGAGTAGTCGGTGTTATGACTTCCATGGTAGTTTGTGACTTTGTCCTGAAAGTCAACGGCTCCCTGACAGTGGCAAATACCGTGTATTCCCTCTTCCTTAACTTCGAAGGAGTAGAAACTAGTTCCGCGGATACCGGCTACGGAAGTAGGCATTACAACATTGAAATTGGAATCTTTGTTTCGCTTTTTAGCTTTAATCCAGAAGTTGCCTTTGGTGGAGGCTAGCTCTTGCTCTTTCTCGTTGAATTTGTTAATGCTAAATTCAGCATTCTCTTGAATCTCAACAGACGCGGAATCGTTTTCGAACTGAATAATAGCTACTGACTTTTCGCCTGTCTTAATCGTATCGCCTTCTCCAATAGGAGAATCCTTCTTAGCCGCAACAGTGCCTGATTGGTTTGTGATTTCTACCTTGCCAATGACAAAGATAAGATTTCCTTTGGTTGCAGTTTCTTTTGGCTTATTGCAAGTAGCTACTCCCATTGCAATTGTTAAGATGATGATTGTATAAATATGTTTCATAAATAACCTCTTTTTTCCTACTTAATATGTTACAATAAAAGTTACAATTCATTTTTAAAAAAAAGTTTAAGAGACTGTGTAGAAAGTATTTTTTTAACCACGAAGAGCACGAAGAATTTTCAAATCCAGAATATCATCGGCGGTGAAATATTTCCTTTTACACAGTCCCAGGCACTGAGGGGAGGATTGGTTGTTTCGATTTTATTTAGGTGCGTCGCATGAAAGAGAGCCAGTGGAAAAACGGGACTCCAAAGAACATACTGTAAATAAATCAAAAAAAACCTCAATTACGAAAAAAATAATATTCAGTGAAGAAGACTCTCTTTAAATCTCTCTGTGTCTCAGTGCCGGCGCCTGTGGTGAGTTTTATCGAACCATGGCAATCCTTTATAGTAATGAAATCAATGTTTGTTTTCGAATTCGATTAGAAATTCAATCAATGCATTTACGCCTTCCGGCGGCATTGCATTATAAATCGAAGCTCTAAATCCACCTGCGTCTCTATGACCGGGTAGTCCATGTAAGCCTCTTCTTTCACTAGAGAAGGTAAATTCTTTTTCTAAAGATTTATCTTTCAAATGAAAGACCACATTCATAGAAGAGCGATGATCCCCTTTAACAGGGCAAGAGTATAATCTTGATTTGTCGAGAAAGTTATAGAGAGTGCGCGCTTTATTTTCATTCATGTCTTCGATTGCGTCGATTCCACCCATCTTCTTACACCAATCAAAGACTAGCTTGGCGATGTAGATGGAGTAGGTAGGTGGAGTATTGTAGAGA
This region of Leptospiraceae bacterium genomic DNA includes:
- a CDS encoding FecR domain-containing protein, with amino-acid sequence MKHIYTIIILTIAMGVATCNKPKETATKGNLIFVIGKVEITNQSGTVAAKKDSPIGEGDTIKTGEKSVAIIQFENDSASVEIQENAEFSINKFNEKEQELASTKGNFWIKAKKRNKDSNFNVVMPTSVAGIRGTSFYSFEVKEEGIHGICHCQGAVDFQDKVTNYHGSHNTDYSVLTKDGKTITMTPEDFKAAGVKFDSIEHKHSVIDNSPLGKKGSLTDEQHMKLRKIALKKFAEL
- a CDS encoding tetratricopeptide repeat protein; translated protein: MKLFLVFFLTIYFSIGVYADNLEPIRKLREAGRFDEAIETLMNSNYTSDIESEMLLAKLYLDKNAYEDAVRVYTRICNVLNTHDCFNELAITYLSMGNYQQAIDEFEKSIYLNRKSAMVYSNLAQAYLIVKKYDKAEEAHKMALKLSSENPIVKVNYGVFLIKTKKYAEAKGILKDVLRENTSMFVAELYLGIAHYMKEEYNSALIHLNRGLLINPESYDLHYHRAIVYYKKGDYINAFLDLKMADKISPDNPKTGELKKLVRQDSKL
- a CDS encoding DinB family protein: MLQLENKNPYSKSEILASMDDINQKVKSFYREISPELFFHDGLGGWSPAQNLSHLGDIAKGGVLLLQLPKFLFLIFGKRESQRDFKTLQTDYIGSDKSIYLGPLVPASIPPKDYKKQIADLMTKWDKVCTELKEVVQSIPEEDYDKYSMPHPTMGMLSLREVLYLIIIHPIHHSYKVEQKISARKG